A window of the Henckelia pumila isolate YLH828 chromosome 3, ASM3356847v2, whole genome shotgun sequence genome harbors these coding sequences:
- the LOC140892278 gene encoding probable hexosyltransferase MUCI70, which produces MDNDFQRAVSLRASRRNQPHHHTKDTGGGSLYSGKLSQDYTTMRIIWKRGLIRLVLTAGIIWMMLILAVLLFHIWSCQSSVAFFAALCNKDSKVFDMLNTMGFVTPPHRCPIPIADDPNKVSIPKTKSPEKFVQRVSYDMEDNISGNGSQSPLFGGHQTWQQREKSFKIKPTMRVHCGFMKGGGAEMASNDVKYVKKCRFVVATGIFDAYDTPHQPSNISQRSHDLFCFLMVVDEVSLDFIKENVTIKKDIDVGLWVGIWRLILLKNQPYDEPRRNGKVPKILTHRLFPEARYSIWIDGKMELIVDPLLLLERYLWRGKDTFAIAQHKHHHSVYEEADSNKRRKRYARPLIDLHMKIYRNEGMEPWSPQKGLVSDVPEGAIIIREHTALNNLFSCLWFNEVHLLTPRDQLSFGYVAYRLGGLFKPFMFPNCEYNSIFILHSHNREHSSKVEWAKTIGEIKKHPELLESRGGMGLWTPYPGNLDSVVLPPVARTSKAG; this is translated from the exons ATGGATAATGATTTCCAGCGCGCAGTTTCTTTGCGGGCTTCCCGGAGGAATCAGCCCCACCACCACACCAAAG ATACCGGAGGAGGTTCCTTGTATAGTGGGAAATTGTCGCAAGATTATACCACGATGAGGATTATTTGGAAAAGGGGTTTGATTCGATTAGTTCTTACAGCTGGGATTATATGGATGATGTTGATTCTTGCCGTTTTGCTGTTTCATATTTGGTCTTGCCAGTCTTCTGTTGCCTTTTTCGCTG CTCTTTGTAACAAAGATAGCAAAGTCTTTGACATGCTAAACACAATGGGATTTGTGACGCCACCGCACC GCTGTCCAATTCCTATTGCTGATGACCCAAATAAAGTATCTATTCCCAAGACGAAATCACCCGAAAAGTTTGTCCAGAGAGTGTCATACGATATGGAGGACAATATTTCTGGCAATGGATCTCAATCTCCTCTTTTTGGTGGCCATCAGACGTGGCAGCAAAGAGAGAAGAGCTTCAAAATCAAACCCACAATGAGG GTGCATTGTGGTTTTATGAAAGGTGGTGGTGCAGAAATGGCTTCAAATGATGTCAAATATGTGAAGAAATGTAGATTTGTTGTTGCGACCGGCATCTTTGATGCTTATGATACTCCTCACCAGCCATCCAACATTAGTCAGCGTTCACACGATCTATTTTGTTTTCTTATGGTGGTCGATGAAGTATCTCTTGACTTCATTAAAGAAAACGTTACGATAAAAAAGGATATTGATGTAGGGCTATGGGTGGGCATCTGGCGGCTAATTCTGCTTAAGAATCAGCCGTATGATGAACCTAGAAGAAACGGGAAGGTTCCTAAGATACTAACACATAGGTTATTTCCGGAAGCACGATACAGCATCTGGATTGATGGTAAAATGGAGCTTATAGTTGACCCCTTGCTTCTATTGGAAAG GTACTTATGGCGTGGGAAGGACACGTTTGCCATTGCTCAGCATAAACATCATCACAGTGTATATGAAGAAGCGGATTCAAACAAACGAAGGAAGCGATATGCTCGCCCCCTAATTGACCTACACATGAAAATATATCGTAATGAAGGAATGGAGCCATGGAGTCCACAAAAGGGTCTTGTTAGTG ATGTGCCTGAAGGAGCCATCATCATTCGTGAACATACTGCGTTGAACAATCTGTTTAGTTGCTTATGGTTCAACGAGGTCCATCTCTTGACACCGAGAGATCAGCTAAGCTTTGGATACGTCGCATATAGGTTAGGTGGGCTTTTCAAACCTTTTATGTTTCCAAACTGTGAATACAATTCAATCTTTATACTGCACTCTCACAACCGTGAGCATTCGTCTAAAGTAGAATGGGCAAAAACCATAGGCGAGATTAAAAAACATCCTGAATTGTTAGAGAGTAGAGGTGGAATGGGACTGTGGACTCCATATCCCGGAAACCTTGATTCGGTTGTATTACCACCTGTAGCCAGAACTTCAAAAGCAGGCTGa